From Microbacterium sp. YJN-G, a single genomic window includes:
- a CDS encoding PHP domain-containing protein — protein MDAVDALLEIATLLERERASRYRAKAFRQAASVLRSLPDDVISDPGRLREQKGIGASTFEVIRQAQQGRVPDYLTELRGVVEPERTSQLCARLRGDLHSHTDWSDGTTPIETMVEAARALGHEYLAVTDHSPRLRVARGLSPERLREQIPLVRARSGNGLTVLAGIEVDILEDGALDQEPALLDELDIVVASVHSKLRMDAAPMTRRMIAAVSHPRVNVLGHCTGRLVEGSRGTRPASEFDPRAVFAACAANGVAVEINSRPERQDPPDELIGIALAEGCLFSIDSDAHAPGQLSLLDHGAARAEAAGVPAERIVTTWGLDRLRAWARD, from the coding sequence ATGGATGCCGTCGACGCGCTGCTCGAGATCGCCACGCTGCTCGAACGCGAGCGCGCATCGCGATACCGGGCGAAGGCGTTCCGGCAGGCGGCATCCGTGCTGCGATCGCTACCCGACGACGTCATCAGCGACCCGGGCCGGCTGCGCGAGCAGAAGGGGATCGGAGCGTCGACCTTCGAGGTCATCCGGCAGGCGCAGCAGGGGCGCGTACCCGACTATCTGACCGAGCTGCGCGGTGTCGTCGAGCCCGAGCGCACCTCGCAGCTGTGTGCGCGGCTGCGCGGTGACCTGCACAGCCACACCGACTGGTCCGACGGCACGACACCCATCGAGACCATGGTCGAGGCCGCCCGGGCGCTGGGCCATGAGTACCTGGCCGTCACCGATCACTCCCCGCGACTGCGCGTGGCGAGGGGACTGTCGCCCGAGCGGTTGCGCGAGCAGATCCCGCTGGTGCGCGCGCGGTCGGGTAACGGCCTGACGGTGCTGGCCGGCATCGAGGTCGACATCCTCGAGGACGGCGCGCTCGACCAGGAGCCCGCACTGCTCGACGAACTCGACATCGTCGTCGCCTCGGTGCACTCCAAACTGCGGATGGATGCCGCCCCCATGACCCGTCGGATGATCGCGGCCGTCTCCCATCCGCGCGTGAACGTGCTCGGCCACTGCACCGGACGTCTCGTGGAGGGCTCGCGCGGCACGCGCCCGGCATCCGAGTTCGACCCCCGCGCCGTCTTCGCCGCCTGCGCGGCGAACGGGGTCGCGGTGGAGATCAACTCACGTCCCGAGCGCCAGGATCCACCGGACGAGCTGATCGGCATCGCCCTGGCCGAGGGGTGCCTGTTCTCCATCGACTCCGACGCGCACGCGCCCGGCCAGCTGTCGCTGCTCGACCATGGCGCCGCGCGCGCCGAGGCCGCCGGCGTGCCGGCCGAGCGGATCGTCACCACCTGGGGGCTGGACAGGCTCCGGGCATGGGCGAGGGACTGA
- a CDS encoding ubiquinol-cytochrome c reductase iron-sulfur subunit → MAHDDDTQALDRAYQPSPGLGVAVSDPAVNPGLPPHRERMTDKDPKAEKAAARTVYTLFYLSLAGSIWAVAAYMLFPIESGSLIDVRYNNLFIGLGIGLALLSIGLGAIHWSKALMSDKEFIEHRHPTRGRDTTREAAVQAFADANEESGFGRRTMIRNSLIAAVIASVVPGITLFRGLAPFSTPEDPQAGDPVALLKHTMWDEGTRLVRDPDGTPIRAADVTLGSAVHVIPEGLKELGHDGGLLEEKAKAIVLLMRLRPEQLIESEERKDWSYDGIVAYSKVCTHVGCPVALYEQQTHHLLCPCHQSQFDVTDHAKVIFGPAARPLPQLPIAVDDEGYLIAQSDFKEPVGPSFWERH, encoded by the coding sequence ATGGCACACGACGACGACACGCAGGCTCTTGACAGGGCCTACCAGCCCTCACCGGGGCTGGGCGTCGCAGTCAGCGATCCCGCAGTGAACCCGGGACTGCCGCCACACCGTGAGCGGATGACGGACAAGGACCCGAAGGCCGAGAAGGCCGCGGCGCGGACCGTCTACACGCTCTTCTACCTGTCCCTGGCGGGCAGCATCTGGGCAGTTGCGGCATACATGCTGTTCCCGATCGAGTCCGGATCGCTCATCGATGTGCGCTACAACAACCTGTTCATCGGCCTGGGGATCGGCCTGGCGCTGCTGAGCATCGGCCTGGGAGCGATCCACTGGTCGAAGGCGCTCATGAGCGACAAGGAGTTCATCGAGCACCGCCACCCCACCCGCGGTCGCGACACCACCCGCGAGGCGGCTGTGCAGGCCTTCGCCGACGCGAACGAGGAGTCCGGCTTCGGACGCCGCACGATGATCCGCAACTCGCTGATCGCCGCGGTCATCGCATCCGTGGTACCCGGCATCACCCTCTTCCGCGGGCTGGCGCCGTTCTCGACCCCGGAGGACCCGCAGGCCGGTGACCCCGTCGCGCTGCTGAAGCACACGATGTGGGACGAGGGCACGCGTCTGGTGCGCGACCCCGACGGCACCCCGATCCGCGCCGCGGACGTCACGCTCGGCTCCGCCGTGCACGTCATTCCCGAGGGACTCAAGGAACTCGGCCACGACGGCGGCCTGCTCGAGGAGAAGGCCAAGGCGATCGTGCTGCTCATGCGCCTGCGCCCCGAGCAGCTCATCGAATCCGAGGAGCGCAAGGACTGGTCGTACGACGGCATCGTCGCGTACTCCAAGGTCTGCACCCACGTCGGATGCCCCGTGGCCCTGTACGAGCAGCAGACGCACCACCTGCTGTGCCCGTGCCACCAGTCGCAGTTCGACGTCACCGACCACGCCAAGGTCATCTTCGGCCCGGCGGCGCGCCCGCTGCCCCAGCTGCCGATCGCCGTCGACGATGAGGGATACCTCATCGCGCAGAGCGACTTCAAGGAACCCGTCGGCCCGAGCTTCTGGGAGCGTCATTGA
- a CDS encoding c-type cytochrome, translated as MAREKKHRSRGRRSPFAAAALIGAGLLLTGGAYAGASAAMASTTDAQTSVATELTVEDGQKLFTANCATCHGVDLQGTAEGPSLIGVGELSVEFQLATGRMPLQMQGPQAPQKDPQFTEAQIRAMAAYVQSVAPGPTYPDNWVLEGEVNPDDASDEVSVTKGAELFRINCAMCHNVAAAGGALTEGKYAPALTSTSALHIYAAMVTGPQNMPVFGDMNLSTEDKRDIIAALVYQQEAVQVGGFTLGSLGPVSEGLFIWIFGIGALVALTVWITAKSN; from the coding sequence ATGGCACGAGAGAAGAAGCACCGCTCGCGCGGTCGTCGCAGCCCCTTCGCCGCAGCCGCCCTGATCGGTGCCGGCCTGCTGCTGACCGGCGGCGCCTACGCCGGAGCATCCGCTGCGATGGCGTCGACGACCGACGCCCAGACCAGCGTCGCCACTGAGCTCACGGTGGAGGACGGCCAGAAGCTGTTCACCGCGAACTGCGCCACCTGCCACGGCGTCGACCTGCAGGGCACCGCCGAGGGCCCCAGCCTCATCGGCGTCGGTGAGCTCTCGGTCGAGTTCCAGCTCGCGACCGGCCGCATGCCACTGCAGATGCAGGGCCCGCAGGCTCCGCAGAAGGACCCCCAGTTCACCGAGGCGCAGATCCGCGCGATGGCCGCCTACGTGCAGTCCGTCGCCCCCGGCCCGACCTACCCGGACAACTGGGTGCTCGAGGGCGAGGTCAACCCCGACGACGCCTCCGACGAGGTCAGCGTCACCAAGGGTGCCGAGCTGTTCCGCATCAACTGCGCGATGTGCCACAACGTCGCCGCGGCCGGTGGAGCGCTCACCGAGGGCAAGTACGCCCCGGCACTGACCTCGACCAGCGCACTGCACATCTACGCCGCGATGGTCACCGGTCCGCAGAACATGCCCGTGTTCGGCGACATGAACCTCAGCACCGAGGACAAGCGCGACATCATCGCCGCCCTCGTGTACCAGCAGGAGGCGGTCCAGGTCGGCGGCTTCACGCTCGGCTCGCTGGGTCCGGTCTCCGAGGGCCTGTTCATCTGGATCTTCGGCATCGGCGCGCTCGTCGCCCTCACCGTGTGGATCACGGCGAAGTCCAACTGA
- the rpsA gene encoding 30S ribosomal protein S1 → MTSATTAPATKQVAINDIGSAEDFLAAVEKTLKFFNDGDIIEGTIVKIDRDEVLLDVGYKTEGVIPSRELSIKHDVDPNEVVAVGDQVEALVLQKEDKEGRLILSKKRAQYERAWGDVEKIKENDGVVTGTVIEVVKGGLIVDIGLRGFLPASLIELRRVRDLTPYLGQELEAKILELDKNRNNVVLSRRALLEQTQSESRTTFLNNLHKGQVRKGVVSSIVNFGAFVDLGGVDGLVHVSELSWKHIEHASEVVEVGQEVTVEILEVDLDRERVSLSLKATQEDPWQVFARTHAIGQIAPGKVTKLVPFGAFVRVADGIEGLVHISELSSKHVELAEQVVSVGEEVFVKVIDIDLERRRISLSLKQANESVDPHGTEFDPALYGMLAEYDENGEYKYPEGFDAETGAWKEGFDAQREAWEQEYAAAQSRWEAHKAQVLKAAEAEAAAGDDFGAAQSFLSDSAGAGTLADDEALAALREKLSGGNS, encoded by the coding sequence ATGACTAGCGCAACGACCGCCCCGGCCACCAAGCAGGTCGCGATCAACGACATCGGATCTGCCGAGGACTTCCTGGCCGCGGTCGAGAAGACCCTGAAGTTCTTCAACGACGGCGACATCATCGAGGGCACGATCGTCAAGATCGACCGCGATGAGGTTCTGCTCGACGTCGGCTACAAGACCGAGGGTGTCATCCCCTCGCGTGAGCTCTCCATCAAGCACGACGTCGACCCCAACGAGGTCGTCGCCGTCGGCGACCAGGTCGAGGCCCTCGTCCTCCAGAAGGAGGACAAGGAAGGCCGTCTGATCCTCTCCAAGAAGCGTGCGCAGTACGAGCGCGCCTGGGGCGACGTCGAGAAGATCAAGGAGAACGACGGCGTCGTCACCGGCACCGTCATCGAGGTCGTCAAGGGCGGCCTCATCGTCGACATCGGCCTGCGCGGCTTCCTGCCCGCCTCGCTCATCGAGCTGCGTCGCGTCCGCGACCTCACCCCGTACCTCGGCCAGGAGCTCGAGGCGAAGATCCTCGAGCTCGACAAGAACCGCAACAACGTGGTCCTGAGCCGTCGTGCCCTGCTGGAGCAGACGCAGTCCGAGTCGCGCACCACCTTCCTGAACAACCTGCACAAGGGTCAGGTCCGCAAGGGTGTCGTCTCGTCGATCGTCAACTTCGGTGCGTTCGTCGACCTGGGTGGCGTGGACGGCCTCGTGCACGTCTCCGAGCTGTCCTGGAAGCACATCGAGCACGCCTCCGAGGTCGTCGAGGTCGGCCAGGAGGTCACCGTCGAGATCCTCGAGGTCGACCTGGACCGCGAGCGCGTCTCGCTGTCGCTGAAGGCGACCCAGGAGGACCCGTGGCAGGTCTTCGCCCGCACCCACGCGATCGGCCAGATCGCACCGGGCAAGGTCACCAAGCTCGTTCCGTTCGGTGCGTTCGTCCGCGTCGCGGACGGCATCGAGGGCCTCGTGCACATCTCCGAGCTCTCCAGCAAGCACGTCGAGCTGGCTGAGCAGGTCGTGTCGGTGGGCGAAGAGGTCTTCGTCAAGGTCATCGACATCGACCTCGAGCGTCGCCGCATCTCGCTGTCGCTGAAGCAGGCCAACGAGTCCGTCGACCCGCACGGCACCGAGTTCGACCCGGCCCTGTACGGCATGCTCGCCGAGTACGACGAGAACGGCGAGTACAAGTACCCGGAGGGCTTCGACGCCGAGACCGGTGCGTGGAAGGAAGGCTTCGACGCCCAGCGCGAGGCTTGGGAGCAGGAGTACGCCGCGGCCCAGTCCCGCTGGGAGGCGCACAAGGCTCAGGTCCTCAAGGCCGCCGAGGCCGAGGCTGCCGCGGGCGACGACTTCGGTGCAGCACAGTCGTTCTTGAGCGACTCCGCCGGTGCCGGAACCCTTGCCGACGACGAGGCTCTCGCCGCTCTGCGCGAGAAGCTCTCGGGCGGCAACAGCTGA
- a CDS encoding heme-copper oxidase subunit III has translation MFFAGLFAIYFTLRSTSPELWADRTEMLNVPYALVNTIILVASSFTCQMGVFAAEDLQPYRVARGVLNSAGRRRLFGWGMVEWFWLTFILGAIFVSGQVWEYAQLVMEGLPITADSYASAFYITTGFHALHVTGGLIAFVLVIGRAYAVRNFGHKEATSSIVVSYYWHFVDVVWVVLFLVIYFLK, from the coding sequence ATGTTCTTCGCGGGACTCTTCGCGATCTACTTCACCCTCCGCAGCACCTCCCCGGAGCTCTGGGCCGACCGCACCGAAATGCTGAACGTGCCCTATGCGCTCGTGAACACGATCATCCTCGTGGCCTCGTCGTTCACGTGCCAGATGGGTGTCTTCGCGGCGGAGGACCTCCAGCCCTACCGGGTCGCCCGCGGCGTCCTGAACAGCGCCGGTCGTCGCCGCCTGTTCGGCTGGGGCATGGTCGAGTGGTTCTGGCTGACCTTCATCCTCGGCGCGATCTTCGTCAGCGGCCAGGTCTGGGAGTACGCCCAGCTCGTCATGGAGGGCCTGCCGATCACGGCTGACTCCTACGCCTCGGCGTTCTACATCACGACGGGCTTCCACGCCCTGCACGTCACCGGTGGTCTCATCGCCTTCGTGCTCGTGATCGGCCGCGCCTACGCCGTCCGCAACTTCGGCCACAAGGAGGCCACCTCCTCGATCGTGGTCTCGTACTACTGGCACTTCGTCGATGTCGTGTGGGTGGTCCTGTTCCTCGTCATCTACTTCCTGAAATAA
- a CDS encoding DUF4126 domain-containing protein, producing the protein MIEFLIGSSLAASAGLNAWMPLFLLGLADRFIPAVELPSGWAWLSGDVTLWILGGLLVLEIVADKIPAVDSVNDVVQSLLRPASGGIAFGAGASAQTIAVDDPSSFFADNAWVPIVAGIVIALVVHIVKASGRVAANTMTGGLAAPVLSTAEDGASFALAAAAIIVPVLAVVLLAGLIVAAVLLVRRRRARRQVPHDPDLTTR; encoded by the coding sequence GTGATCGAGTTCCTGATCGGGTCGAGCCTGGCGGCATCCGCCGGCCTGAACGCCTGGATGCCGCTGTTCCTGCTGGGTCTGGCCGACCGGTTCATCCCCGCTGTGGAGCTGCCGTCGGGCTGGGCGTGGCTGTCGGGAGACGTGACGCTGTGGATCCTCGGCGGGCTGCTCGTGCTCGAGATCGTCGCCGACAAGATCCCCGCCGTCGACTCGGTCAACGACGTCGTGCAGAGCCTGCTGCGGCCGGCCTCGGGCGGCATCGCCTTCGGTGCAGGCGCCTCGGCGCAGACGATCGCCGTCGACGATCCGTCGTCGTTCTTCGCCGACAACGCCTGGGTGCCGATCGTCGCAGGCATCGTCATCGCGCTCGTCGTGCACATCGTGAAGGCCTCAGGCCGGGTGGCGGCCAACACCATGACCGGCGGGCTCGCCGCCCCGGTGCTGAGCACCGCGGAGGATGGCGCGTCGTTCGCCCTGGCAGCTGCGGCGATCATCGTGCCGGTCCTGGCCGTCGTGCTGCTGGCCGGCCTCATCGTCGCCGCGGTGCTGCTGGTGCGGCGCCGTCGTGCCCGCCGGCAGGTGCCTCACGATCCAGACCTCACGACCCGGTGA
- the coaE gene encoding dephospho-CoA kinase, with protein MPLIALTGGIASGKSTIASRLAERGATVVDADAIVREVQQPGGAVLDEIASAFGTDMITADGALDRAALGGRVFGDPEALARLNAIVHPAVRTESQRRFDEAFADDPAAVVVYDVPLLVEARVDDPWDLIVVADAPAELREHRLIELRGMEAGEARARIASQVTDAARRAIADVIIDTSGTIERTREQVDELWERLTGS; from the coding sequence ATGCCGCTCATCGCCCTCACCGGAGGCATCGCCTCGGGCAAGTCGACCATCGCCTCGCGCCTCGCGGAGCGTGGTGCGACCGTGGTGGATGCCGATGCGATCGTCCGCGAGGTACAGCAGCCCGGCGGCGCGGTGCTCGATGAGATCGCCTCGGCGTTCGGCACGGACATGATCACCGCTGATGGGGCGCTGGATCGTGCCGCGCTGGGCGGGCGAGTGTTCGGCGATCCGGAGGCGCTCGCCCGGTTGAACGCGATCGTGCATCCGGCTGTGCGCACCGAATCCCAGCGCCGGTTCGACGAGGCCTTCGCCGACGACCCCGCGGCGGTCGTCGTCTACGACGTGCCGCTGCTGGTCGAGGCGCGGGTCGATGACCCGTGGGACCTCATCGTCGTGGCCGACGCGCCGGCCGAATTGCGCGAGCACCGGCTGATCGAGCTGCGCGGAATGGAGGCGGGCGAGGCGCGTGCGCGCATCGCCTCGCAGGTGACGGATGCCGCGCGCCGCGCGATCGCCGATGTCATCATCGACACGTCCGGCACGATCGAGCGCACCCGCGAGCAGGTCGACGAGCTCTGGGAGCGTCTCACCGGGTCGTGA
- the trpD gene encoding anthranilate phosphoribosyltransferase — MADTLTWPDLITSLLDRQDLSVWESTWAMRQVMQGKVSPAQLAGFLVALRAKGETVDEVVGFRDAVLEAAVPLPVSSDVLDIVGTGGDRVGTVNVSTTAAVIIGATGIPVVKHGNRAASSSSGSSDVLAALGLNISLDPEHVASVLDRTGITFAWASAFHPGFKHAGVARSELAVPTVFNVLGPLCNPARAEANAVGVARLDRVPLITGVFRTRGATALVFRGDDGLDELTTTGHSRIWEVARGDIHEHDLDPRDLGIPLAELDDLIGGSPEHNARILRETLEGNTGAVRDIVLLNAAAGIVAYELSHDASLTQQPIVERLRDAHGRAAAAVDDGRAAAKLDDWIRATQDATAG, encoded by the coding sequence ATGGCAGACACCCTCACCTGGCCCGACCTGATCACGTCCCTGCTCGACAGGCAGGATCTCAGCGTCTGGGAGTCCACGTGGGCGATGCGCCAGGTGATGCAGGGCAAGGTGAGCCCGGCTCAGCTCGCCGGCTTCCTCGTGGCACTGCGCGCCAAGGGCGAGACGGTCGACGAGGTCGTCGGCTTCCGCGACGCCGTGCTCGAGGCGGCCGTACCGCTCCCGGTCTCCTCGGACGTGCTCGACATCGTCGGCACCGGCGGCGACAGGGTCGGCACAGTCAACGTGTCCACGACCGCGGCGGTCATCATCGGCGCGACCGGCATCCCGGTCGTCAAGCACGGCAACCGTGCCGCCAGCTCATCCTCCGGATCCTCCGATGTGCTCGCCGCGCTCGGCCTGAACATCTCACTCGATCCCGAGCACGTGGCATCCGTGCTGGATCGCACCGGTATCACCTTCGCGTGGGCGTCGGCCTTCCACCCCGGCTTCAAGCACGCCGGCGTGGCGCGCTCCGAGCTCGCCGTGCCCACCGTCTTCAACGTGCTCGGCCCGCTGTGCAACCCCGCGCGCGCCGAGGCGAACGCGGTCGGCGTCGCCCGCCTGGACCGCGTGCCGCTGATCACGGGCGTCTTCCGCACGCGTGGTGCGACCGCGCTGGTGTTCCGAGGCGACGACGGGCTCGACGAGCTCACCACCACGGGGCACAGCCGAATCTGGGAGGTCGCCCGCGGTGACATCCACGAGCACGACCTCGACCCGCGCGACCTGGGCATCCCGCTCGCCGAGCTCGACGACCTGATCGGCGGCTCCCCGGAGCACAACGCCCGCATCCTGCGCGAGACCCTCGAGGGGAACACCGGTGCCGTGCGCGACATCGTGCTGCTGAACGCCGCGGCCGGAATCGTCGCGTACGAGCTCTCCCACGACGCCTCCCTCACCCAGCAGCCGATCGTGGAGCGTCTGCGCGACGCGCACGGGCGCGCCGCGGCGGCCGTCGACGACGGCCGGGCGGCCGCGAAGCTCGACGACTGGATCCGCGCGACGCAGGACGCGACCGCAGGCTGA
- a CDS encoding 5'-3' exonuclease → MTERLMLLDTASLYFRAFYGVPDKVKAPDGSSVNAVRGLLDIVAKLVTLYRPTQIIACWDDDWRPQWRVDLIPSYKAHRVVEVVPSGPDVEEVPDPLEQQVPLIREALGAIGIPIIGVAEHEADDVIGTLATHATVPVDIVTGDRDLFQLVDDERDVRVIYTARGMSNLEIVTDAVVVAKYGVLPSQYADFATLRGDASDGLPGVKGVGEKSAMTLLQTHGDLQGIREAAASGMLSAAASARFTAASDYLDVAPTVVRVATDLDIAAPGPPVRALDPSEADAAQALAEAWNLGSSMTRALAALALDD, encoded by the coding sequence GTGACCGAACGCCTGATGCTGCTCGACACCGCCAGCCTCTACTTCCGCGCCTTCTACGGCGTGCCCGACAAGGTGAAGGCGCCCGACGGATCGTCGGTGAACGCCGTGCGCGGGCTGCTCGACATCGTCGCGAAGCTCGTGACGCTGTACCGCCCCACGCAGATCATCGCCTGCTGGGACGACGACTGGCGTCCGCAGTGGCGGGTCGACCTGATCCCCAGCTACAAGGCGCACCGCGTCGTCGAGGTGGTGCCGTCAGGCCCCGACGTCGAGGAGGTACCCGATCCGCTCGAGCAGCAGGTGCCCCTGATCCGCGAGGCGCTCGGCGCCATCGGCATCCCGATCATCGGCGTCGCCGAGCACGAGGCCGATGACGTCATCGGCACGCTCGCGACGCACGCGACGGTGCCGGTCGACATCGTCACCGGCGACCGCGACCTGTTCCAGCTCGTCGACGACGAGCGCGACGTGCGCGTCATCTACACGGCACGGGGAATGAGCAACCTCGAGATCGTGACGGACGCCGTGGTCGTCGCGAAGTACGGGGTGCTGCCCTCGCAGTACGCCGACTTCGCCACGCTGCGCGGCGATGCCTCCGACGGACTGCCGGGCGTGAAGGGCGTGGGCGAGAAGTCCGCCATGACGCTGCTGCAGACGCACGGCGATCTGCAGGGCATCCGCGAGGCCGCGGCATCCGGGATGCTGAGCGCCGCGGCATCCGCCCGCTTCACGGCGGCATCCGATTATCTCGACGTCGCCCCGACCGTCGTGCGCGTGGCGACCGATCTCGACATCGCCGCACCGGGCCCCCCGGTGCGTGCGCTCGATCCGTCCGAGGCGGATGCCGCGCAGGCGCTGGCCGAGGCCTGGAACCTCGGGTCGTCGATGACGAGGGCGCTGGCGGCGCTCGCGCTGGACGACTGA
- the uvrB gene encoding excinuclease ABC subunit UvrB, giving the protein MQTTRSVRPFEVVSEYMPAGDQPQAIAELAARINAGETDVVLLGATGTGKSATTAWLIEQVQRPTLVMAHNKTLAAQLANEFRELMPHNAVEYFVSYYDYYQPEAYVPQTDTFIEKDSSINAEVERLRHSTTNSLLSRRDVVVVSTVSCIYGLGAPEEYLRAMVALQVGERYDRDALIRQFIAMQYNRNDVDFSRGNFRVRGDTIEIIPVYEEHAIRIELFGDEIEALYSLHPLTGDVIEKLDAVPIFPASHYVAGTDVIQRAIGTIETELAERLTEFERQGKLLEAQRLRMRTTFDLEMLQQLGFCSGIENYSRHLDGRAAGEPPHTLLDFFPDDFLLVIDESHVTVPQIGAMYEGDASRKRTLVEHGFRLPSAMDNRPLRWDEFKNRIGQSVYLSATPGKYEMGIADGVVEQIIRPTGLVDPEIIVKPSKGQIDDLLEEIRVRVERDERVLVTTLTKKMAEELTDFLGEHGVRVRYLHSDVDTLRRVELLTELRAGVYDVLVGINLLREGLDLPEVSLVAILDADKEGFLRSGTSLIQTIGRAARNVSGEVHMYADNMTDSMTKAIEETERRREKQIAYNTANGIDPQPLRKRIADITEVLAREAADTADMRAGRNRAGKSGKGKSPTPNLRRTGIAAEGAMQLEETIADLSDQMLAAAGELKFELAARLRDEVQDLKKELRAMERAGHA; this is encoded by the coding sequence ATGCAGACCACCCGCAGCGTCCGTCCCTTCGAGGTCGTCAGCGAGTACATGCCCGCGGGTGACCAGCCGCAGGCCATCGCCGAGCTCGCCGCGCGCATCAACGCCGGCGAGACCGATGTCGTGCTGCTGGGCGCGACCGGAACGGGAAAGTCGGCGACGACGGCCTGGCTCATCGAGCAGGTGCAGCGCCCGACGCTGGTGATGGCCCACAACAAGACGCTCGCCGCGCAGCTGGCCAACGAGTTCCGTGAGCTCATGCCTCACAACGCGGTGGAGTACTTCGTCTCGTACTACGACTACTACCAGCCAGAGGCGTACGTCCCGCAGACGGACACCTTCATCGAGAAGGACTCGTCGATCAACGCCGAGGTCGAGCGTCTGCGGCACTCCACCACCAACTCGCTGCTCAGCCGCCGCGACGTGGTCGTCGTCTCGACGGTGTCGTGCATCTACGGTCTGGGCGCGCCCGAGGAGTACCTGCGTGCCATGGTGGCGCTGCAGGTGGGGGAGCGGTACGACCGCGACGCCCTCATCCGCCAGTTCATCGCCATGCAGTACAACCGCAACGACGTCGACTTCTCGCGCGGCAACTTCCGCGTGCGGGGCGACACGATCGAGATCATCCCGGTGTACGAGGAGCACGCGATCCGCATCGAGCTCTTCGGCGACGAGATCGAGGCGCTGTACTCGCTGCACCCGCTCACCGGCGACGTCATCGAGAAGCTCGACGCGGTGCCGATCTTCCCGGCTTCGCACTACGTCGCCGGCACCGACGTCATCCAGCGTGCGATCGGCACGATCGAGACCGAGCTGGCGGAGCGGCTGACCGAGTTCGAGCGCCAGGGCAAGCTCCTCGAGGCCCAGCGACTGCGCATGCGCACCACCTTCGACCTCGAGATGCTGCAGCAGCTGGGCTTCTGCTCGGGCATCGAGAACTACTCGCGGCATCTCGACGGGCGCGCCGCGGGTGAGCCGCCGCACACGCTGCTGGACTTCTTCCCCGACGATTTCCTGCTCGTCATCGACGAGTCGCATGTCACGGTGCCGCAGATCGGCGCCATGTACGAGGGCGATGCGTCCCGCAAGCGCACACTCGTCGAGCACGGGTTCCGCCTGCCCAGCGCCATGGACAACCGCCCGCTGCGCTGGGACGAGTTCAAGAACAGGATCGGCCAGAGCGTCTACCTCTCCGCGACCCCCGGCAAGTACGAGATGGGGATCGCCGACGGCGTCGTCGAGCAGATCATCCGCCCGACGGGGCTCGTCGACCCCGAGATCATCGTCAAGCCGTCCAAGGGGCAGATCGACGACCTGCTCGAGGAGATCCGCGTGCGCGTCGAGCGCGACGAGCGCGTGCTGGTCACCACGCTCACCAAGAAGATGGCCGAGGAGCTCACCGACTTCCTCGGCGAGCACGGCGTGCGCGTGCGGTACCTGCACTCGGATGTCGACACGCTGCGCCGCGTGGAGCTGCTCACCGAGCTGCGCGCCGGCGTGTACGACGTGCTGGTCGGCATCAACCTGCTCCGCGAGGGCCTCGACCTGCCCGAGGTCTCGCTCGTGGCCATCCTCGATGCCGACAAGGAGGGGTTCCTGCGCTCGGGCACCTCGCTCATCCAGACGATCGGTCGCGCGGCGCGGAACGTGTCGGGCGAGGTGCACATGTACGCCGACAACATGACCGACTCGATGACCAAGGCGATCGAGGAGACCGAGCGGCGCCGCGAGAAGCAGATCGCCTACAACACCGCCAACGGCATCGATCCGCAGCCGCTGCGCAAGCGGATCGCCGACATCACCGAGGTGCTCGCGCGCGAGGCGGCCGACACGGCCGACATGCGCGCCGGCCGGAACAGGGCGGGAAAGTCCGGCAAGGGCAAGTCGCCCACGCCGAACCTGCGCCGCACCGGCATCGCCGCCGAGGGCGCGATGCAGCTGGAGGAGACCATCGCCGACCTGTCGGATCAGATGCTGGCGGCGGCAGGGGAGCTGAAGTTCGAGCTCGCCGCGCGGCTGCGCGACGAGGTGCAGGACCTCAAGAAGGAGCTGCGCGCCATGGAGCGCGCCGGGCACGCCTGA